CTGGTGGCACAGGAGGCCCAAAGGCCTGGGCAGTCCCCCCCATTTGGCTGTGGATGGCGGCGCCGCTCCTGGCTCACAGGACCCCCTCCCAGACAccagcctgcccctccctggctTGGACAGACAGAGACCAaggatggggctgggggtcaGGCGCCTTTATTGGTCAGGGATGTGGGGGGTTGGCAGGGCAGGGGGCTCTGGGGCCACACGGTGCCTTCAGGCCCCCAAGCCACATTTCCAAGAGCACTGGACGGCCCAGGCCAGGcaccactctccccctcccctcgaGGGGACGTGTGCTCGGGGCAAGCCCGAGGTGGGGACCCCCACGGAGTGGCCGCGGTCCTGTCAGCTCCTCTTGTGGGCCTGGGAGGCTTTCTGCTGGTAGATTCTCAGCGGTGAAAGGGcctgcgggggtggggagagaggcttGCTCAGCTGGCGTCGAGGTTGACGCTGCCACCCAGGCACCCCCACCCGGCATGGACAGGGTGAGGGGGTCCGTGTGGGAGCAGGAGGGTCCAGCACCACCTGCCCGGCACCCGGGCCACCCCGTGCCTGCTCTCCAGCTGCTCGTCTGCCACCCTGACGGTGACTCGGCGTGGCCAGCTGCCCAGGCCCCAGGAAAGGCcttggagggagaggcagggctggTGCAGGTGACGCGGACGGTACACGGCAGCCCCGGCCCGAGATGGCGCCTACTCACTCCTCGTTACAGGATGGCGACCGTGTAGGTGAGCGCCACTACCGTGGTCCAGCAGCAGGCCGGCGGGGCTGGCGTGCCTGCGGGGAAACGCGGGTCAGGGGCAGGCCCGGGTCCAGCCTTCTCTCGGACCGGGGTTCACGGTCCGGGCCCTGACCCGCGGGACTAGCTCGCCACTGCCCGTTTGGGCCTGGCTCCCTGTCCACAGGCCTCCAGCTCCAGTCAGGAGCTCAGAACAGTGATGTGGGTGAGGACGGAATGGCTAGCCCTCCCCAAATCACTTGAATGGTCAGCGTGTCTTCTGCACAGGAGGCTTGTCCCGGTGGCAAAAACGCTCTCCTTGCCAACCAGAGGTGATGTTCTCAGCTGTTTTCCTAGAAATGGGCCCAGGGCCGCCAAAGCCAGGCGGAGCGTCCCTTGGGCCCCTTCCCGGGCTCTCTCCTGGTGACTGCTGTGGGGGCTGAGCCCCTGCATAGGACAGTTCGGGGAGGAGAGAGGTGGGTTGAGCTGGCTGGTGGAGCCCAGGAGCCAGAGGGGAACGTGAGCCCCAGGCCAGGGGCCCCGAGGCACAGGGGCTGGAAGACACACGAATACCCTTTGGGGACCCTCTGCCCTGCCCACTCCCCTCCCGCTGGGACATCACACTGTCCATCTGGGGGCTCCAGCAACAGCGAAGGGTAAGTGTCCCCTACGAAACCGCCAACTCCCGTTCCACGGGCTCCATTCAAATCAAGCTTGAGAGGCGGACTGGGCCACTTGGCCCTCGGCACTGCCACGTGGAGATGCCAAGGCCACAGATGCTTTGGGGCTGAAATGAGATCTGCCCTCCTGAGGCTCTGCTCACTGGCCCTGGCGCTGTTTCCTGAGTGGGCAGGGCTTCACCCCGCACAGCCAGgcagcccaggggctggggaggggcaggctgAACCCCCCAGGGGACCTCAGGGCCAGGGCTCTGTGGCCACCATATCCCTAAGGCTGACGGCCCCTGCCTGGGAAGCTGAGTTAACTAGGCTCTACGGAGGCGAGGGTCGGGGCAGCCGGTGCCTGGTCAACCCCGACATGGGCCCTTCTCCGTTCCGTCCATGTCAAGTTTTCCCACCTTCCAGGACCTGTCGCAACCTAACAACCTATGTGGAGATGACCATCCCACACTgcaggatgaggaaactgaggtccacagGGACCCACATGCCAGAGCCCAGGCCTGGCCCCGAGCCTGGGGCAGGTGGGGTTGGTCCCAGGGACCCGGCTGTGCATACTGGGGAGGGGGCGTCTCACTCGGGCTGACAGGCCCAGAGAGAGAAGGCCCAGTTCCTGGTGCCCCCAGAATCCCGCTGCTCTGGGCCTTCTGGGGCTCCCACACACCTGGTTGCTTGGGTACCCGGAAGGCCCATCCGTGGGGGCCGCAGGTCGGGGACAGATGGGCTGCGGAAGGCCTGGGGCAGCCCTGCTGGGTCAGCGTCTGGCGCCCCGGGTAATGGCTTGTCTCTAATGAGCACTCAGACAGAGGGCTCCATCCCCAGCACAGCCGAGGCCCCCTCCTCATCACCGCATGGCTGCTGTCCTCCTGAGGGGTCTGTGGGAGCCTGGCCCCCCTAGGATCCCTCACATGTTCCTGAGAGCCTGGCCTGACAGCCCTGAGGAGGCAGCGACCTCTCACttctgggtgccaggcactgctggggcacagagaggaccCACTGTGTGGCTCTGCCCTTGGAGGCCCCGTCTGAGCACAGAGAAAGgacgtgagtgtgtgtgtgtgtgtgtgttgggggcatgtggtcagggaggacttcctggaggaggggacatcTCCAGTTGGGTTTGGAAAGACCCAAGTGGGAGGGAACATTGGGTGTGCTAGCAGGGCAGGCTGCAGGGGGACCTGCATGGGGTTTACCCTGCCAGTCTCATGTGGGAGTGGGTAAGTCGGGGATGTGAAGCCTGCCCCACTGGATCCCACTGCCTGAGTCCAGGTGAAAGGGGCCAGGCTGAAGGTAGGTGGGCAGGGTCGGAagtggggctggggttggggggtgtcCCGCAGACCCACACATGCCCCTCTAGCTCCTCGTCACTCAAAGCCCAGTGATTGGATCCCGGGCCACCCCcgaaggtggggctgggaggggacgTCTCGCTCGCTCCAGGCCTTCCACCATTGATTCATTCCTTTGGGTCCTGTTGCCCTTCTGGTCTCTGGGAGCACTGGTAAGTAACCTTCTAGGTAAGTGGTTTTCAAGCAGAACACTTTCTACAAAAACAACTTTCTATGGAAGAAGTCCTCATCCAGAAAATGGACAAATCGGAGCTGCTCTGGGGGGCACGCGGCGTGATGCCCTGTGCCAGCCTCCTTGATGGCGGGCCGTTTGCTGGCACCCACAGCCGGCGACGCAGACGGAGGTCGGCACGGGGCCTCATCTGCAGGGTGCGGATCCCTGCAGCCTGGCCGTGGGCAGGGAGCCTCCCAGCCCAAACGTTCCAGCACCGAGTCAGCAGCCTGCAGGCCCCGGGCCAagaacagcttttaaaattttaattgttttaaaaaatcccaagaatattttgtgactcgtgaaaattatgtgaaattctaaTTTCAGTGTCCATGAACAAGGCAGTGGGGCCCCCAGCCACAGCCATTCCTTCACCTGCCTGCAGCTCGGGGACCTCCCACTCTTGTAACCGACCCCTGTTCTAGGAAGGGGACCCTGACCAGTGCCCTGGGCTCCACGGTGGTATAAGAGCTGACCCATCGCCCAGGTGGCACAGAGGGAGCCCGGGACTTACATGATGGCCCAGCCCAGGTAGTTGGCTGTGCTGCCCCAGTACATGGGGTTGTCCAGGACGCTGAATGGGAACGTGGTCACTCTGGTCTCCTTCAGGATCCCGAAGTAGTCGCCTGTGCACAGGGTGGGGAGGacggcggcggggggggggggtcacaccCTGGCCACCCCATCTCCAGGCGAAGGGGCCTGGGTCCCCAGGGGCCGAGGCCACTGAGTCTCCACGCCCacctgcctctgtgcctttgcacacgCCGTTCCCCCCTGCCTGGGGTGCCTATTGCCTGCTCCCTGCACACCTCTCCTCTGCCATCTCCCTCAGCTCACATCCCCTCCTGTAGACCCTTCCCCCCACACTGTCCAAGGCAGGCCTGCCTGCTATTCAccgtctctgcctccatctccgccctctgcccccccccgcccaggCTGCCCACCACCCCAGACCCCACCAGCCGGCCTGGAGCCGCTCACAGGGGAGCGTGTGGCCGCCCCGAGAAGCCTCCCCTAGAGGCATGAGACACAGGCACAGTGTCCGGCGCAGCACTGCTCACTAGGCCCCCTCTCCCCGACGTCCCTTGAGCTCCAGGCACAAGTAGGGCAGGAGTGGCAGCGGCGTCATCGCTGTCTGGGGACAGAGGGCTCGGGGCCGGGGAGCCGCGGGAACCTTtcttcctggtggcacagagaCCAGCTTTGGGGTGACTCACGGAGGGAAGCGGCTGCCATGCCCTACATCCCAGAGTCTGTGGGCCCCTTGAGTTTCCACACCGTTTCTCCGCGGCGGCAGCTGGCATCTgggcccttccccctccctcctccagaccCTGCGCTGCCCCAGCCTGCCGCCCTCTGCTGTGGGGCTGCTCACCCCGGCCCTCCTGACCTGAGGCAACAGcaccacccttccctccccctccacgaGGCCCACACCGTGgtccccccctcctccctgccccctatCCCGGCTCGGCCCCACCGGTCGCCTCCTCGTTGCTGGGAGACCACGCCTGTGGCCCCCTCCTCCCCGGGAGTGACACCTCAGTCCCCTGCATGGCTCTCGGGACACGTGCGACGTGGCCCCCAGCTGGCCTTCCACTCTGGCCCCACTGGCCCTTGCACACCAGCCACCCTGCCCTCCCGCCCGCGGCCCTGCACCTGCACACCCTCCTCTAGCACCGGGCTCCCTCCAGCTGCTGCCAGGTCCTCGCCCAAGTGCTGGTCCCCAGAGGACGACAAGTCTCATTTGCCTTCCGAGGGTCTTCTGTGGGACCCCTGCTGCAGCCCGCAGAGCCCCAGGCCGCCCCAGGCACTGCAGGGAATGGAGGCCAAGACTCCACAGCTGGCTGGGGCGAGGGGAGGAGGACCCAGGAGCCCCTCACCAGGCCGTCAGAGCCGGGTCACCTCCCTGTGCCCTGTGTGCCCGGAGGGCGCTCTCTGCGGCAgtggccccctccccttcccccagtcccggggctgccctggcccctgcagcccccaccccgcccccgggcTGCTCCCCTTCCCGAGCTTCCAAGCTGCTGGGAGTTGACGTCAGGAGGACATCCAGCCAGGCCAGCACTGGGCTCCCAGCCCCAAAGCACCGGAGCCGCAGGCAGTGGGGAAAGCAGAAGGCACAGCGCCCCCCATGTGTTGCCAGCTCCGGCTCGCAGCCCGCACACAGCGAACAGAAATCCCGCCCTTCCTGGCGGCCAAGCAGCTGGATGGGGTTTGAGAGCCCGGCCTCCCAAGCGGAGCAGGGCAGGCCAAGGCCTGGAGGAGCAAAGGCGGCCTGGAGCTGGTGGTAGCCGGGCCCCGGCCCCCCGCCCTGCGGGTCTTACCTAGGAAGGTCCCCGTGAAGCCCAGAGCCAGGAAACTGGAAAGGACAAACACGCCGCCCACTCCCAGGAGTGCCAGGCCCATGCGGTAGGCCAAGGGGTTGTCCAGGCTCTGCATCCTGGGTTGGCTCAGCATGGCCTGCGTGAAGCTGCGGGGCAGGGGACGGGAGAGACACGTCACTGCTGTGCAGAGGGGCCACCCTgcccctcccgccccacccccctgGGGCCCCCAGAGTAGCCGGGCCAGGAGTGTCGAACTCGGGGCAAGGCGGGTGCCGAAAGCGAGTGAAGTGGGCTGCCGGGGGGGCTGCCCGAACGACATTCAGCCCGTGAGAACAGCGGCGCCTCCTGCCCCGAACacctccctggccccagcccgCGCCAGGCAGAAGGGGTCCCAGTACGTGTTCAGTAGCCAGAGGAaaagcagccccctcccctcgcCTCCCCTCCCCGCAAAGGAAgaaggggggcagggagagagggagaagcgTCTGTTTGAACAGCAAACAGGACGCCGTGGGCAGAGGCCTGCATGGTGACCTGTCAAACAGTGGCACACATGTGTCAGGGCACACCTGGCCTCCGGTCACGCTGCCCACACCCccttctctccacccacccctcctGCTGCCTGGGCTCAGGGTCACCCTGCTGCTCCAGGCTGAGCCGCTGGGATTGGCTCAGGGCCGCGCACACGCAGTGCTGTGCTAGGTGGCCGAGCCgtgccccacctccccacccccagctccgaGAGACCAGcagcctccaccccctccccctctcctatCTGCAGGCAGTGGAGTGGGAGGGGCCGGGCGTGGGCAGCAGGTGGGCCCTGGCCCAGCAGAGCCCACCTGCAGGCCCCTGGCTCCTTGGCCACCAGAGTGCTAGGGACCACGCGGCAGAGCGAGTGTGTGTGAGTGGGATGGGGGAGGCGCTCAGGCCTCCACGCAGATGACCCACTTCCGCTCAGCCCCCGCCCAGGC
Above is a genomic segment from Phocoena sinus isolate mPhoSin1 chromosome 20, mPhoSin1.pri, whole genome shotgun sequence containing:
- the PEMT gene encoding phosphatidylethanolamine N-methyltransferase isoform X1; its protein translation is MGPVLAVGGCREARTWSLQGGPRPTGPGRAGSMCSSVAAPDCCGGLGNLDFRKADLCIMTRLLGYVDPSEPHFVAAVLTIAFNPLFWNVAFARMETPPALHEADDSRPLDGPHFVHVPRSVARWEHKTRKLSGAFGSPHLACCTLGGAILLLNVLRSHCFTQAMLSQPRMQSLDNPLAYRMGLALLGVGGVFVLSSFLALGFTGTFLGDYFGILKETRVTTFPFSVLDNPMYWGSTANYLGWAIMHASPAGLLLDHGSGAHLHGRHPVTRSPFTAENLPAESLPGPQEELTGPRPLRGGPHLGLAPSTRPLEGRGRVVPGLGRPVLLEMWLGGLKAPCGPRAPCPANPPHP
- the PEMT gene encoding phosphatidylethanolamine N-methyltransferase isoform X3, translated to MTRLLGYVDPSEPHFVAAVLTIAFNPLFWNVAFARMETPPALHEADDSRPLDGPHFVHVPRSVARWEHKTRKLSGAFGSPHLACCTLGGAILLLNVLRSHCFTQAMLSQPRMQSLDNPLAYRMGLALLGVGGVFVLSSFLALGFTGTFLGDYFGILKETRVTTFPFSVLDNPMYWGSTANYLGWAIMHASPAGLLLDHGSGAHLHGRHPVTRSPFTAENLPAESLPGPQEELTGPRPLRGGPHLGLAPSTRPLEGRGRVVPGLGRPVLLEMWLGGLKAPCGPRAPCPANPPHP
- the PEMT gene encoding phosphatidylethanolamine N-methyltransferase isoform X2 — translated: MGPVLAVGGCREARTWSLQGGPRPTGPGRAGSMCSSVAAPDCCGGLGNLDFRKADLCIMTRLLGYVDPSEPHFVAAVLTIAFNPLFWNVVARWEHKTRKLSGAFGSPHLACCTLGGAILLLNVLRSHCFTQAMLSQPRMQSLDNPLAYRMGLALLGVGGVFVLSSFLALGFTGTFLGDYFGILKETRVTTFPFSVLDNPMYWGSTANYLGWAIMHASPAGLLLDHGSGAHLHGRHPVTRSPFTAENLPAESLPGPQEELTGPRPLRGGPHLGLAPSTRPLEGRGRVVPGLGRPVLLEMWLGGLKAPCGPRAPCPANPPHP